In the Hevea brasiliensis isolate MT/VB/25A 57/8 chromosome 8, ASM3005281v1, whole genome shotgun sequence genome, GCTAGTTGTTTTTTGTACAATTCGAATCTTCCCTTTTATGAGAAGGAATAACCCAATTAAGGaaaattgatgttaagggaggtTAATCATTTTTAGAATAGTAAATTAAAGGAATTTTGTTGAAAATGGTTGGATTTCTAGGTTTTTCTCATAAACTCTCAATGTTTATGACCCAATAAAAAAGTCATTATCTGCTAGCTAGTAtagagaaaataaattaaaatcgataattGAGGGCATGTAGGTAATTTTAAAATGAATTGTAGACCTTTCTGTATATATTTTTCTTTCCAAAATAGAGAGAAAATGACATTTTCCTTCCATCAAACAAGAGAGAGGGATTGTCAAActttttattttcccttttttactttcttttctctctcttttccatCAATCCAAATAGGCACTTAAACTTTTGACATGTTATTAACATTATATTTGTTCTTTCaaaaactataatttttttttctaaaaaaatattttcaattaaaatattttttattatttgattgcaATTGTTAAACTAATAGTTTGTGTttatgtcatatatatatatatataagtatttttatactttaataaaattattaaaatttagaaaatgacttaatttttataaaagagaaagtcatttttCCTTAAAATTGGCTTAATTTTATCTTTAACtaggaaaatattttctataaatttattttcttgagtGTATCAAATGTTAAAAAATTCAAAGTAAAATTTTTTCTACAAAATAAATAAGCTTTAGCTAtgaatttaatttctaattaaattataattttaataaagtaaaattatACCTATTGGCCAAATAAATCTAAACTTTTACTTTGATTACTGATTATatctaaaacttttaattttatataatttagtcataaatttgaataattttcatttaaaatttaaaaaattaatttaaaaattttaactttttatacCTGAATTACTATGTGACATATTatatcatattttttatttttttatttaattaatctcTTTTCTCCTTTTCTCTGAGAGAGAGAATAACAGAAGAGaggtgagaaaaaaaaaagacagaaaaggaaaaaaaagaagaaaagagaatgaagaattaaataaaaaaaattaaaagatatgatataatatattacgtggtaattcatattaaaatttttaaattaatttttaaattttaaataaaaattctcCACTTTAAAAGTTTGAATTTATTTAGCTAAAAGCCTTAAAATTATAAATCAGAAAGATTGGAGAGTAAAGAATATTACCATTAAACCCTGTTTAACCGAATTTCGGAGTTAGTACGGCACAATAATTTGTACCTGTCTATTGGTGGGAGTCCTATAAGTCTCCATTCGTTTATTTTCCCctacttaattatttatttatcctTATTCCTCTCTTTCTTCACCCGTCAAACCCCAACAGTAAATCCTCGTCACCATCGCCTCCACCGCCATGACCGCCGCCACCACCGCCATCTTCAACAGAATCGGCACCTGCACCTCTCAACGTAGTCCAATCCTTCTCAAATTCTGAATAATCGAAAAAGGGAGACCAAATCAAGGAGCATTTAGGCACATCATCGTCGATTTTGGACTCACCAGTGTGGGAACAATCATGCTTAGCCTCCAGCCATCCTCCATGGGGACGGGAAATTCGGTGAAGATTTAAAGTAGGACCGATTGGTTATTGTATGAGCGTACCCTAAATAATCATATTAAGGTATATTTGTCTTAGTCATGTTCTTGTTGTGAATTTGATTATAATTCTGCAAATATTGACTAATAATTGTATGCTTTTGCCATCAATAATTTGAGTAGTACGATTATAGTGTTTTATTAACATGACCTTGTGTTGGATGAGACGGTTTTATAAGTGTTTTGGATATTTGTTCATTtttttgcttatacatgtataatgattttttgtttttttgttaaATTGGATTTCCTTCCTTCATGTGGTGGttttcaattttattataattctacCAATTTTGACTAATGGTTAAGCTATTGCCATCATATGATAGGATTTTAGTGATTTATTTGCATGATAGCGAATTAGAGGAGAAGTATTATTTGATTCTTTGttctttgttctttttttttttatacaagtattatgaaaatataaaagagAATAAGTATAATTATTGATAGTATCCCCTGTCTGTCTACTATCACCTCtgcaatattttctttattttattttattttattttttgattatGCAATTTTGAACTTATGCAATTTTCAACCAATTATTGTTTTTGGTTATATCTCCACTCCAATATCAAGATGGTAATGTAATTTTTATGATTAATATTTTGTGTGATAACTTTCTATGCAAATGATATATTACTGGAAATGAAGTCCGCGCGTGTCTATAAATGGATCATTACTTTCATGAATCAGAATTACTGTGATGTGATCTAAAAAACATACACTTGCAATGAATTTCTTTTTCATGTATTGAAACAATGAGCATTGAAAGTGAAAATCCAGAATTGTAGTCTATTTGTGGAGCTGCaacttaataattaatattaaccaaGTCTTCTTGGTTACCTAATGTATCTAACTGGGCTTTTGTTGTCCTTCTGATGAGGCACTGATGCAGATTACTAGGTTCTACATGTGTATTTTGCATCGAATTTGTAGTTTATCTAAACTATCAAAGCTTCTAACCAGTTCCTATTATTCAGGGCTTGCCGATCTTCAATGGCTTTGTGTCTATAAAGCTGGTGAGAGGCTAAAATTGTTAACTTACTTTGTATTTGAGCATTTGGGGTTGAACTTTTTGATAGTGATTGATCTATTACGTACAAATGGAAGCCAAGGTCGCAAAGGTATTGGATAGTAGTAGTCGTAGAGTTATGCTTGGTTTGAAGAGAAAACGAGCATCCCGTTATGCAGCATATTTTGCTGAAGCTTCCGGCATTCTCTCACCTGGGTGGCCAACTGTGCATTATTCAACCTTTAAGTCTGGGAAACAGAGGAGACTAACTGGAAGCCAAAGCAAGGTTGTGAGCTGTGGGTATCATTTTAGAAGATCTTTGCTCCGGGGTTATTCAAATTTTATGAAGACTGGGGTGCCGCAACGTCTTATGTTTTATCAGAATGGTGAATGGACTGATTTTTCTCAAGATCTTGTTGCTTTGGTTAGGAAGGATCTTCAAGAGAAGAAACCGGCTATTGAGGTTGAGTTAGAGGGACATCACTACTTGCTGGATCTCTTGCATATGTTTCTAGTGGACATGAAGACAGGTTTTCAGAAACCAATTGCTTGGATTGATGAAGAAGGTGGCTGTTTCTTTCCCGAAATTTATATTGATAATGAGGAGCCACATGAGTCCTTCCAGCATAATTGTGCGAATGACCAAGGGCCTATTTTTAGAGAGCCTAATGGACCTCAGGAGATAAAGCTGCAGCTGGAAATTGACATAAATGGACTGGATCAACATCAATCCAAGTTAGAGTGTAGTGGAGAGTCAAATGCTTTTGTAAAGCATATTGCAATTGCTCAAAATCCTAGAAGTGTGAACGCTGTAGAAGTTGAGGATAGTTGCAACAGGAAGCCTGATGAAAAAATTAATGAAGCTTTTGAGGAAAATCAACATATTAAAGCAAATGTATCCACTGGAATTGAATCTGTTAATGAAAAGCTGGATTCTAATACTGTACAAAATATATTTCTTACAGGCATGAAGTCTTTTAGTAGTGTTGACTCACTTGATATTTGTCGCTGCTCTAGTACTTCAATGCAAGCCCGATTGGAGATTTTCCAGAAGCAGATTGAACTAACAAAAATTTGTCGTGGTGATGCAAATGTTCGATATGCTTGGCTTGCTTCCTCTAAAGGATTACTATCTACAATCATGTTGTATGGACTTGGACATTGTGGACTATCCACAACTAAGTCCAAATATGGCATTGGTGTTCATCTATATGCAGCAAACTGCAGTCAATCAAGGTTAGATTCTTGTGCATTCTATCCTTTGACATCCTGTTGAAATTGTCTGGTGCATGAGTTGTATGTTTGTTGTGGTATCTGATTGCTTTTCATCGAATGGTTATCTAGGTGAATGTAGTAAAATTCATCTAAACTGATTTGGTCTTGATAAGCCTGGCAAGAGGCAAGCTGAGCTAAATAACTCCTGTGATCTTAACTTTGTGTTGCCAACAAAAGAATCTTGTTATTGAACTTGAATGGCAATTTATATGATCTTGATgccttatattatatttttagaaTTGCATATATGCCAATTGTTATGTTAATCTGAAATCTTCCTTATTTATGTTCTTATCTGAGTCAAAAGGTTCAGTTGTTAATAGTGTTAATTTTTTGGTTTAAGATGGGTCACTGGGATGAGTGATATTGAGAATTGTTTTCTGCAACTTATTAGGATGGTTTGTGCCAAGGAAATGAAAATGATATTTTGCAACTTATTAGTATACGTTTTTCTGCTGCCCCTTGCCTTTAGATGTACATGGGGTGCACTCAGGGACAAATCTAGGGGTAGCCAGCCCCCCCAAGCccagaaattttaaaaaattttgtagTATTAAAGAAAATGTATTTAattatgaagaaaaattaaatttggcCCCTCCAAAGtctgaactaaaaaaaaaattctgctgaATTACTAAATAAAATCATATATATTACATTTTTTGCCTCCTAAAATTTATAAAacttctttttaaaaaaatatttatgatcATCGTGTTAGTATTACTGTAATTATTAGTATTtctatataaaataaatgaataaaatttaataataactgAATCTCATTGGGAAAAAGAACCCTTAAATTAGACAATtgaaatatgcaaataatttgtaaattttaaaatttggtatttttatttttaattctccAATTTCTATTTTAATGATTGTATATATAAAATTCATACAATTATATTTCtgattctattttaattttgagataaaaaTATTATTGTTAATGAGAAATAAATGTTTGAACTTGACCCCCCCAATACAATGATTCTCGATTCGTCCCTGGTTGCAGTATAATCATCTCATTCATGTTAGGatgattttcttcctttttttcattttatattattattttattctattcttTTAACACTGTTCTATAATGATCTATTTACAGTGCAAAATTTTGTGATGTTGACGAAAATGGAGTACGGCACATGGTTTTTTGTCGTGTAATAATGGGAAAAATGGAGCTCGTTCAACCTGGGAGTCCGCAGTGGCATCCTAGTAGTGAGAATTTTGATAGTGGTGTTGATGATCTTCAAAATCCAAGCCAGTATATAGTGTGGAATATGAATATGAACACCCATATTTATCCAGAATTTGTTGTTAGTTTCAAGATCTCTTCCAATGCTGAAGGTGATATACTGCTGCTCTTGAGGTTTCAGTTTCTGGATGAAAaatatgctctctctctctctctctctctctctctctctctctctctctctctatatatatatatatatatatatatatatatatatatacgcatACACATGCACACTCACATGCACAAATATACCCATACATAAGTTTTCTACTAATGAACGAGAACTTGAAGACCCTTATATTGGATAGATGTACTCAAT is a window encoding:
- the LOC110660400 gene encoding inactive poly [ADP-ribose] polymerase RCD1 isoform X1, translating into MEAKVAKVLDSSSRRVMLGLKRKRASRYAAYFAEASGILSPGWPTVHYSTFKSGKQRRLTGSQSKVVSCGYHFRRSLLRGYSNFMKTGVPQRLMFYQNGEWTDFSQDLVALVRKDLQEKKPAIEVELEGHHYLLDLLHMFLVDMKTGFQKPIAWIDEEGGCFFPEIYIDNEEPHESFQHNCANDQGPIFREPNGPQEIKLQLEIDINGLDQHQSKLECSGESNAFVKHIAIAQNPRSVNAVEVEDSCNRKPDEKINEAFEENQHIKANVSTGIESVNEKLDSNTVQNIFLTGMKSFSSVDSLDICRCSSTSMQARLEIFQKQIELTKICRGDANVRYAWLASSKGLLSTIMLYGLGHCGLSTTKSKYGIGVHLYAANCSQSSAKFCDVDENGVRHMVFCRVIMGKMELVQPGSPQWHPSSENFDSGVDDLQNPSQYIVWNMNMNTHIYPEFVVSFKISSNAEGILAGSEIKHAVSGITKSSQGAQPNLPIESSTVDLNLPIESPVVDLNLPMESPTADVRGSESQPESGESLGKAPSLGSSNSRTPKSPWMPFPMLFSAISSKVPHAEMERITTYYELFQAKKISRGDFIKRLRLIVGDALLKSTITSLQCEIPLKCLVGTAKSTVEGSTGLYDGSKQHMLY
- the LOC110660400 gene encoding inactive poly [ADP-ribose] polymerase RCD1 isoform X2, with amino-acid sequence MEAKVAKVLDSSSRRVMLGLKRKRASRYAAYFAEASGILSPGWPTVHYSTFKSGKQRRLTGSQSKVVSCGYHFRRSLLRGYSNFMKTGVPQRLMFYQNGEWTDFSQDLVALVRKDLQEKKPAIEVELEGHHYLLDLLHMFLVDMKTGFQKPIAWIDEEGGCFFPEIYIDNEEPHESFQHNCANDQGPIFREPNGPQEIKLQLEIDINGLDQHQSKLECSGESNAFVKHIAIAQNPRSVNAVEVEDSCNRKPDEKINEAFEENQHIKANVSTGIESVNEKLDSNTVQNIFLTGMKSFSSVDSLDICRCSSTSMQARLEIFQKQIELTKICRGDANVRYAWLASSKGLLSTIMLYGLGHCGLSTTKSKYGIGVHLYAANCSQSSAKFCDVDENGVRHMVFCRVIMGKMELVQPGSPQWHPSSENFDSGVDDLQNPSQYIVWNMNMNTHIYPEFVVSFKISSNAEGILAGSEIKHAVSGITKSSQGAQPNLPIESSTVDLNLPIESPVVDLNLPMESPTADVLFLHIGVAMVQF